The proteins below come from a single Arthrobacter sp. B1I2 genomic window:
- a CDS encoding carbohydrate ABC transporter permease, with product MTVMTDSAATAADNRRPRRRKPLATRAYKVFRVAALILVVLFLLAPLFWMLLASLKTNVDIYDTGKAFLFSPTIENYANVLQRNNYFVFVINSFWVAFVSTALSIVLGVPAAYAMSRFTMHRSALVVLMARVIPGVSLLVPWYYVFSNLRMVGKFEVLILSHMFVALPLIVYIMMSYFDSLPLELEESAEVDGLTPIGAFRLITLPLSVSGIATAGILSFIFSWNNFMFALVLSGAKTKTLPVAIFDFVSYASIDWGGLMAAATVVTIPIMIIALFTQKYIVSGLTAGATKG from the coding sequence GTCATGACAGATTCCGCCGCCACCGCCGCGGACAACCGGCGCCCGCGCCGCCGCAAGCCGCTGGCCACCCGCGCCTACAAGGTCTTCCGGGTAGCGGCCCTCATCCTTGTGGTGCTGTTCCTGCTCGCGCCGCTGTTCTGGATGCTCCTGGCCTCGCTGAAGACCAACGTGGACATCTACGACACCGGCAAGGCCTTCCTGTTCTCGCCCACCATCGAGAACTACGCGAATGTGCTGCAGCGCAACAACTACTTTGTCTTCGTCATCAACAGCTTCTGGGTGGCCTTCGTCTCCACGGCGCTGTCGATCGTCCTCGGCGTCCCGGCGGCCTACGCCATGAGCCGGTTCACCATGCACCGCTCAGCGCTGGTGGTCCTGATGGCCCGCGTCATCCCCGGCGTCTCGCTCCTGGTGCCCTGGTACTACGTCTTCTCCAACCTGCGCATGGTGGGGAAGTTCGAGGTGCTGATCCTCAGCCACATGTTCGTCGCCCTGCCGCTGATCGTGTACATCATGATGAGCTACTTCGACTCACTGCCGCTGGAGCTGGAGGAATCAGCCGAGGTGGACGGGCTTACTCCAATTGGAGCCTTCCGGCTGATCACGCTTCCGCTGTCGGTGTCCGGCATCGCCACCGCAGGCATCCTGTCCTTCATCTTCTCGTGGAACAACTTCATGTTCGCGCTGGTGCTGTCCGGCGCGAAGACCAAGACCCTGCCGGTGGCGATCTTCGACTTTGTCTCCTACGCCAGCATCGACTGGGGCGGGCTCATGGCCGCGGCGACCGTTGTCACCATCCCCATCATGATCATTGCGCTCTTCACGCAGAAGTACATCGTCTCCGGCCTGACCGCCGGCGCCACCAAGGGTTAG